The sequence CGTATAATTGACCATTACAAACAATCATAAACAGATGCGAAAAGGAAATAGAAATCTTTGGGCTTTGGGCGTTTTACTGGGTTCAATACTGGCCTATACCGGTTGGAGTCTCATTGGTGCGCGATTCTATCGCGTTCCTTTTTGATAATAGAATAACCATGCCCGACAAATTCAGAAATAAATACCGCATTTCGTCCACCCGTTTGCAAAATTGGGATTATGGTAGTAATGCGGCGTATTTTGTCACCATTTGCACACAGGGTAGGGAACATTATTTTGGGGATATTGTGAATGGGGAAATGCAATTATCACCCATCGGAAAATTGGCCGAAAAATATTGGATGGAAATACCCCAACATTTTCCGTTTGTACAATTGAATGCATTTGTGGTAATGCCCAATCATGTGCATGGTATTATTGTAATTGATCGCAATGATGATATTAATAGGGATGCCGTACAGACGCCCAAATTGGGCGTCTCCACATGGAAATCCGGAACATTGGGGGTAATCATTAATCAATATAAACGGGCGGTTACCATCAATGCCCGCAAAATCAATCCCCATTTCGCCTGGCAATCGCGGTATCACGATCATATCATCCGAAACGATGAATCGTTTGAACGTATCTGCAATTATATCCTTTCAAATCCCGAAAATTGGTATGAGGACCGTCATAAAACCGATTAATAATCCTGATGAAATAATGAACCCTCCAATAGCGCCGATTTATTATCTCTGCTCCGGTTGTTATTGTTACTAATTCCGTTAATTTTATACTTGTTTATTACACTAACTAAATCAGCTAAAACAAATCAAAATGAAAATCAAATTTCATATTCAGCATGTTTTACCGCTCTTGATATTATTTGTGTCGGCATTTGCCTGCACTGCACCACAGCAGGATGAGAGCCGGCAAAAACCAAATATCATTGTAATTTTTGCCGACGACATGGGCTATAACGATGTGGGGATTTTTGGCCATCCTACGATAAAAACGCCTCACCTCGACCGGTTGGCTTACGAAGGGCAAAAGTGGACCAACTTTTATGTGGCAGCACCGGTATGCACACCATCGCGCGCGGGCTTACTCACCGGTCGTTTACCCATACGCTCCGGAATGTGCAGCGACAAAAGTAGAGTTTTGTTTCCCGAATCAACGGGAGGACTTCCTGAAAGTGAAATTACTATTGCCTCGGCCTTAAAAAAGGCAGATTATTCAACCGCTATTATCGGGAAATGGCACCTGGGGCATTTACAGCCTTTCGATCCTAATTCGCATGGTTTCGATTACTATTTTGGAATTCCGTACAGCAACGATATGGACCAGACATTACCGGAAGGGGTATCGTATATTGAAGCTTGCTCGAATCCG comes from uncultured Draconibacterium sp. and encodes:
- a CDS encoding transposase → MPDKFRNKYRISSTRLQNWDYGSNAAYFVTICTQGREHYFGDIVNGEMQLSPIGKLAEKYWMEIPQHFPFVQLNAFVVMPNHVHGIIVIDRNDDINRDAVQTPKLGVSTWKSGTLGVIINQYKRAVTINARKINPHFAWQSRYHDHIIRNDESFERICNYILSNPENWYEDRHKTD